A segment of the Bradyrhizobium sp. CCBAU 53340 genome:
CCGGAACGTCGCGCCGGTGTGTGAGATGAATGTCGTCGAGGATCTGCGCGGTGCGCTGGCGCACCTCGGGCAGGCTGTCGACATTCTTCCAGAACGCGTAGCGATGTCCCGTCGCCCACAACACGGCGCAGCGGACGTTCTCCCAGACCGTCATGCGCGCGAACACGTTGGTGACCTGGAACGAGCGCGACAGGCCGCGCCGGTTGATCTCGAAGGGCCTGAGGCCCGAGATGACATCGCCGTTCAGCTTCACCTCGCCCGAGGTCGGCTTGATGTGGCCGCTGATCAGGTTGAAGGTCGTGGACTTGCCGGCACCGTTCGGACCGATGATGGCGTGCCGCTCGCCCTTCGCGACGATCAAGTTGAGGTCGCGGATGATGCCGACATTGCCGAAGCGCTTTTCGACGGCGCGAACCTCGATAGCTGCGGGCATGCCAGATACCGCTTCGCTCATCCCAGATACCGCTCCGCTCATGCCAGATACCCCCGGTCACGGGCGATCGTCGCAGCCTT
Coding sequences within it:
- a CDS encoding ABC transporter ATP-binding protein → MPAAIEVRAVEKRFGNVGIIRDLNLIVAKGERHAIIGPNGAGKSTTFNLISGHIKPTSGEVKLNGDVISGLRPFEINRRGLSRSFQVTNVFARMTVWENVRCAVLWATGHRYAFWKNVDSLPEVRQRTAQILDDIHLTHRRDVPAGLLTYAEQRELEIGITIASGATVVMLDEPTAGMSHAETDRAVSLIRRLTEGKTLVIVEHDMSVVFGLADRISVLVYGHIIASGTPEDIRRDPKVKEAYLGEEAH